TGATCCGCGTAGTGGCGAATGGTGCGGATCTCCGGCTGATTGCGCACGCGCTTGAGCGCAGTGAAGGCGTCGTCGAAAGCGGTGGCCGTGGTCGACGACGAATACTGCGGATACATCGGCACGAACAGAATGCGGTCGGCGCCTTCCAGCTTCAGCTGATTCAGCATGGCGCCGATGCCCGGCGTGCCGTAGCGCATCGCGTAGTCGACGATCACGTGATAGTCGTTTGCCGCGAAAAGCCGCCGCAAACCTTCGACCTGCCGTTCCGTATAGACGCGTAACGGCGAGCCTTCAGGCATCCACACTTGGGCGTACTTTTTAGCCGATGCCCGCCCGCGAAACGGCAGGATGATGCCGCGCAGAATGATTTGCCAGATGAACGACGGGATTTCGACGACGCGCGGATCGCTCAAAAATTGCGCGAGATATTTGCGCACCGCGCGCGGCGTGGGCGCGTCCGGCGTGCCGAGATTGATCAGCAGCACCGCGACACGATGGGAGGCGCTGGGCTGCGAGGGCAACTCGAGGTCGAAACGCATAGGGCAAGGCAGCCGAAAGTCATCGAAAGGTGAAGGCCATTATAGCGGCGCGTTCCGACGCAGAGCATTGGCCGAACGGCCGAGTGGCGGCGCCGTCCGAGGCGCGGCAAGATGCCGGCAAAGGCGCGTTATTGCTGGCTGAGCGACATGGACAAGAGGCGCGCCGTGATATCGACGATGGGAATCACGCGGTTGTAGGCCATGCGCGTCGGGCCGATCACGCCGAGCGTACCGACGATCTTGCCGTTGACTTCGTACGGCGCGGTCACGACGCTCATTTCCTCGATCGGCACGAGATTCGATTCCCCGCCGATGAAGATCTGCACGCCCTGCGCGTGACTCGAAACATCCAGCAATTGCAGGAGGCTCGTCTTTTGGTCGAAGAGGTCGAAAAGTTTGCGCAGGCGCGCCATGTCGGACGAAAGGTCCGCGACTTCGAGCAGATTGCGCTCGCCGGAAATCAGCACGGTCTCGCCGGGATCGGTCTCGGCCGTGCTCGCGACGACCGCCGCTTGCATGAGCGTGGTCATGTCGCCGCGCAATTGGTCGATTTCCTCGCGCAGCCGGCGGCGCACTTCGTCGAAGGACAGGCCCGCGAAATGCGCGTTGATGTAGTTGGAGGCTTCCGTGAGTTGCGAGGGCGAGTAGTCGCGCTGCGTGGCCATCATGCGGTTCTGCACGTCGCCTTCCGGCGTCACGATGATCAGCAGAATGCGCTTGTCCGACAGCCGCATGAACTCAATCTGCTTGAACATATGGCTTCGGCGCGGGGTAAGGATCACGCCCGCGAACGAGGACAGACTGGACAGCACGCTCGCCGCTGCCGCGACGATCTTCTGCGGCTCCTCGCCTTGCAGACGCGTCTTGACGGCCGTGGTCATCGCCTCGTCCTGCGGGGCTTCGACCGTCAGCATGGTGTCGACGAACAGGCGATAGCCGCGCGGCGTGGGAATGCGCCCGGCCGACGTATGCGGACTCGCGACGAGGCCGAGGTCCTCGAGGTCCGACATCACGTTGCGGATGGTCGCGGGACTCAGTTCGAGACCGGAGTGCCGTGATAACGTGCGCGAACCGACCGGCTGACCTTCGGCGATGTAACGCTCGATCAACGTTTTTAGGAGGGTTTGTGCACGTGGGTCTAGCATGGGCAAATTTTAGCGCAACGTGTCAGGACGCGGCGACCGGTGCCGCCGCTTCAGCGCGCCGTTCCGGGCCGCGTCCGTCTGTTAGCCGATCGTTCAATGTCTGCTCCATTCTAGCGACAAACCGGACGCGCCCAAGACCGCGCGCGCCCGGTTCTTTTCGCCTTCCACCTATGGTGTAATGCCGGCATGGAAATTGGCCAATTCAAGACCGTCGCCCTTGTCGGGCGAACCAACACACCCGGCATCGAGGCGCCGCTGCGATCCCTCGCGGAGCACATTGCGAACCAGGGCTTCGACGTCGTGTTCGAAGCGGGCACCGCGAAGGACGTCGGCGTGAGCGAATATCCCGGCTTGTCGATCGCGGAAATCGGCGCGCGGGCGGATGTCGCCGTCGTGCTAGGAGGCGACGGCACCATGCTCGGCGTCGGCCGCCAGCTCGCGCCGTACAGGACGCCGCTCATCGGCGTGAATCACGGGCGGCTCGGCTTCATCACGGACATTCCGCTCGCGGAAATGCGCGAACGCGTGCCGCAAATGCTCGCCGGGCAGTTCGAGCGCGAGGAGCGCAGCCTGCTCGAAGCGCGGATCGTGCGCAATGACAAGCCCATTTACCACGCGCTCGCGTTCAACGACGTAGTCGTGAATCGCAGCGGCTTTTCGGGCATGGCGGAGTTGCGCGTCTCGGTGGACGGCCACTTCATGTACAACCAGCGCTCCGACGGGCTGATCGTCGCCACACCGACCGGCTCCACGGCGTATGCGCTGTCGTCGGCCGGGCCGATCCTGCATCCGCAGCTGCAAGGCTTCGTGCTCGTGCCCATTGCGCCGCATTCGCTTTCGAACCGTCCGATCGTGCTGCCCGACGACTCGAAGGTCACCATTCAGATCATCGGCGGGCGCGACGTGAACGTGAACTTCGACATGCAGTCCTTCACGGCGGTCGAACTGAACGACGCCATCGAGGTGCGGCGCTCCAGGTACACCGTGCCGGTTCTGCATCCGGTCGGCTACAGCACGTACGCCACGCTGCGCAAGAAGCTCCACTGGAACGAGCATCCCTCGCAGGACTCGTCTGTCTGACCGCACAACTTCGCCGAACACTTCCCGAAGCGTCCATGCTCCGTCATCTCTCCATTCGAGACTTCGTCATCGTTGCCGCGCTCGACATCGAATTCGATTCGGGCTTCACGGTATTTTCGGGTGAAACCGGCGCGGGCAAGTCGATTCTGATCGACGCCCTTGCGCTCACGCTCGGCGCGCGTGCCGACGCGAGCGTCGTGCGCACGGGCGAGCCGCGCGCGGACATCACCGCCGAGTTCGGCACGCACGCGCACGTGGTTCGCTGGCTCGACGAGCACACGCTCTCGCAGGACGGTGACACCGTGATGCTGCGCCGCGTGATCGATTCGAGCGGCCGCTCGCGCGCGTTCATCAACGGCACGCCGGCCACGCTGACGCAGCTTCGCGAAGTAGGCGAAATGCTCGTCGACATCCACGGTCAGCACGCGCATCAATTATTGATGCGGCCGGACGCGCAGCGCGAGCTGTTTGATACGCACGCCGGTCTCGTCGATACGGCGAGCACCGTGAATCGCGCATGGCGCGCGTATCGCGAGGCGCAGCAGGCCGTCGATGCCGCGCAAAGCCGCGACCGCGAACTGCAACTGGAGCGCGAGCGTCTCGCGTGGCAACTGAGCGAATTCGACAAGCTCGCGCCACAGCCCGGCGAATGGGAGGAAGTGAGCGCGGAGCACCATCGGCTGTCGCATTCGGCGAGTCTCATCGACGGAGTGCAGAACGCGCTCGGCGCGCTCTCCGAATCCGATGACGCGATGATCTCGCAACTCGGCGCGATCATCTCCAAGCTGCGGACTCTGGCGGACATCGACCCGGCGCTCAACGACGTGCTGGCCTCCCTCGAACCGGCCGAGATTCAGTTGCAGGAGGCGTCGTACTCGCTGTCGCACTACGCGCAGCGGCTGGAACTCGATCCGGACCGGCTCGCGCAAGTCGAAAAGCGCATGGATCAATTGCACTCGACGGCGCGCAAGTTCCGCCTTCAGCCCGAAGCTCTCCCGGAAGAACACGAAGCGCGCCGCCGGCAGCTTGCCGCGCTCGACGCCGCCGCCGATCTCGACGCGCTGAACGCCGCCGCCGAAAAAGCGAAGGACGCTTATCTCGCCGAAGCGAAAGCGCTCTCGAAGGCGCGCGCGAAGGCGGCCAAGGCGCTCTCGAAAGCCGTCACCGAAGGCATGCAGGAACTGTCGATGGCGGGCGGCAGCTTCGAAGTCGCGCTCGTGCCGCTCGCGGAAGGCGGCGCGAACGGGCTCGAGCAGATCGAGTTTCGCGTCGCGGGTCACGCGGGCGTGGCGCTTCGGCCGCTCGCGAAGGTCGCGTCGGGAGGCGAGTTGGCCCGCATCAGCCTCGCGCTCGCCGTGATCGCGAGTACCGCCAGCCCGACGCCCACGCTAATCTTCGACGAAGTGGACACGGGCATCGGCGGTGGCGTCGCGGAAGTCGTCGGAAGGCTGCTGCATCAACTCGGACGCGACCGTCAGGTGCTGTGTGTCACGCACTTGCCGCAAGTGGCTGCGCGCGGGGATCAGCATTTCCAGGTCGCGAAGTCATCCGACGATGCCGGCGGCACGGTCAGCACGGTGACGCCGCTCGACAAGGCGAAGCGCATCGAGGAAGTGGCGCGCATGCTCGGCGGTATCGAAATCACGGCGACGACGCGCAAGCACGCGAAGGAGATGCTGGCGGCGTGAGTTCGGCGGCGGGGGCGGGACGCGGCTTACGCTACCACGCCATCACCTCATCGCCACAGCCCTCTTTTGCGCGCCGCGCGGGACAGCCGGTTCCCCGCGCGCCTTCTCCATGCCGTCGAGCCGCAGCGTTTATCGCAGCATCCGGGCACACCCGCGCGCCCGCCCCTCACATCGCGTCGCCGCTCACGCGTCGTTCCAATGGCGTCGCTGAACACCAACCGCTCGCGGGCCAGCCGCACGAAAAACACCCGCTTCTCACATCGAATCACCGATACCCCGCCGCCGCAGCCTCGGCACATATCGCGCTGGACTCGGGCCTTCGCCATGCTGTCGAGCCGCAGCATGTATCGCAGCGTCCGGGCGCACCCGTGCAACCGCCGCCCGCATCGCGCCGCCGCTAACGCGTTGTTCAAACCGCCTCGCCGAACGCACGCCGCTCGCCGGCCGGTCCCGCGAAAAAACCACCCGCCTCTCACAGGCGCATCTTCAAAAGCCCGCCGCCGCAGCCTCGTCACATCATCGCGCTCGACCTGGGCCTTGTGCATGCCGGCGAGCCGCAGCGTGTGTTGCAGCTTCCGGACACACATCACGCACGCGCCGCCCACCTGGCGCCGCCGCTCACGCGTTGTTCAAACGGCCTCGCCGAACGCACGCCGCTCGCCGGCCGGTCCGGCGAAAAAACCACCCGCCTTTCACAGGCGCATCATCAAAAGCCCGCCGCCGCAGCCTCGGCACATCATCGCGCTCGATCTGGGCCTTCTCCATACCGTCGAGCCGCAGCGTTTATCGCAGCGTCCGAGCACGACCCGCGCACCCGCCGCCGACATCGCGCCGCCGCTCACGCGTTGTCCAAACGGCATCCGCTAACATGCGCCGCTCGCTCGCCAGTTCGGCAAAGCCACCCGCCACTTACATCCCATCCCCAAACACGCGCCGCCACAGCGCCGTCACCGCTTCCCGCTCCACCCGCACGACAGCCGGATCGACGCGCGCCTTCTCCATGCCGTCGAGCCGCAGCGTGTGTTGCAGCTTCCGGTAATGCCGGTACGCCGCGCCGATGGTCTCTGCATCGCTCTCGGAAATAAGGCCGCTTCGCGCCGCGATCCTCAGCAGCGTGATGTTTCCCGCATTGCGCAGGAACTCGCGGTGCGTACGCGTATGCAGCAATACCCAGTACTGCACGATGAACTCGATATCCACCATGCCGCCGCGATTATGCTTCAGGTCGAACAGATCGGTGCGATTCGGATGCCCCGCCGCGACGCGCTCGCGCATGGCGACGATTTCCAGCGCGAGCGCCGCCGCATCGCGCTCCATCACCAGCACGTCGGCGCGAATGGCTTCGAACTGCGCGCCGATGTCCGCATCGCCCGCGCTGAAGCGCGCCCGCGACAGCGCCTGATGCTCCCACACCCACGCGGTATTGGCGGCATCGCCTTCGCGCAGCTGATAGCGTCGGAACGAATCCAGGCTCGTGACCAGCAAGCCGGACTCGCCGTTCGGCCGCAGCCGCAGGTCCACGTCGAAGAGCGTACCCGCGCCCGTCGCCGCCGTGAGCCAGGTGATGAGGCGGCGCGCGAACATCGCGTAGATGTCGGAGGCGGCGTCGTCGGGGTCGTCGTAGAGAAAGATCAGATCGAGATCGGACGCGTAACCCAGTTCCTTGCCGCCCAGCTTTCCATACGCGATGACGGAGAAGCGCGGCGTCTCGCGATGCCGCTTCGGGAACTGCTTCCAGACAGTTTCGACGGTCACGTCGAGCACCGCGTCCGCAAGTTCGGACAAGCGGTCGCTCAGGTGCTCGACCGTCAGCCGCCCGGCGAGATCGAGCAGCAGAATACGGAACACTTCGGCCTGGTGCGCGTGGCGCAGCAAATCCATCTGATGTTCCGCATCCTCGGCGGCAGTGAGACGCGCGTTCAGCGAACGGCGGAATTCGTCCCAGTCGAACGGGCTCGAAATGGCTTCGTCGTCGAGCAATTCGTCCAACAGTTGCGGATGGCGGATCAGATAACCCGCCGCCCAGCGCGAGCCCGACAACACCGAGAGCACGCGATCCAGCGCCGCCGGGTATTCGGTCAGCAGCGCGAGATACGCGCCGCGCTTGGCCGTCGCTTCCAGCAGATCGAAGAGCCGCGTGATGGTATCGACACGGCGCGCGGCGTCGATGGACTGCACGGCTTCGAGCGCGCGCTGCGCGACGATGTCGAAGCGCCCGCGGCTTTGCTCCGGCAACCCGGCATAGCGCGACGAATTCCACACGCCCGTCAGCCGCGCGAGCACCGGCGCCGGGTTCGCGAAGCCCAGTTCCATGAGACGCGCGGCGAGTTCCTCCTGCGCGGAATCGTCGGCGAGCGCGCTGCTCCAGATCCACGACGCCGCCGAATCGTCCGCGACGCCGCAGCCGCCCTCGCCGCTCACCTTGTCGGCGAAGATCGCGTCGAATTGCTGCTCGACGAATTCGCGATGCGCGTCGAGCTTCGCCATCAGCGCGGCGTAATCCGCGAAGCCGAGCGATGAGGCCAGCAGCGCACGCTCCTCGTCGGCGACGGGCATCGCGTGCGTCTGCGCGTCGTTGCGATATTGCAGACGATGCTCGACCGTGCGCAGGAAGAGATACGCCTCGGTGAGCGCATCGCTCACCGCAGGCGCAATCAGCCCGTTTGCCGCCGCGCGTTCGAGCACGTCGAGCGTCGGCCGAATGCGAAATTCCGCTGCCTGTCCGCCGCGAATCAACTGAAACACTTGCGCGCTGAACTCGATTTCGCGAATGCCGCCGCGCCCGAGCTTGATGTCGTCGGCCTTGTCGGGGCGCATGGACGCGCGCCGCCGCGCTTCCTGCCGTATTTGCTGATGCAGCGAGCGAATGGCGGCGATCACGCCGTAATCGAGATAGCGGCGGTAGACGAACGGCGTCGCGATTGCGTCGAGTTGCTTCGCGAGCCGTTGCGCGGACTCGCTTTCGCGCTCGGAGACGAGCCGCGCCTTGATCCACGCGTAGCGCTCCCATTCGCGGCCCTGAACGTAGAAGTACTCTTCCAGCATGCCGAGACTGCACACGAGCGGCCCCGAATCGCCGTTCGGACGCAGCCGCATATCGACGCGAAACACGTAGCCGTCCTGCGTGATTTCCGCGAGCGCGCCGATCAGCCGCCGCCCGAGCCGCGTGAAGAATTCCTGCGTCGGGAGCGGCGCGCGCTTGCCGCCGGCAGTTTCGCCGTCGTCTTCATAGACGAAGATCAAATCGATATCCGACGACGCGTTCAGCTCGCGCCCGCCGAGCTTTCCCATGCCGACAACGCCGAGCGTCAGCCGCTCGCCATTCGGGCCGCGCGGCTCGCCGAAGAGCGTTTCGAGGTCCGCGGTCAGCACCGCGAGCGCGCACTGGATCGTGACTTCGGCGAGATCGGTCATCGCGCCGGTGACTTCGGCGACATCGGCCGCGCCGCGCAGATCGCGCTCCATGACCGTGCAGAACACGTCCACGCGAAGGCGCCGCAGCGCGGTTTTCAGCGCGGCTTCGTCCAGCATGCCGCCGGGAGCGCAGTGCTCGCAGTGCGCGTTCAGACGCGCCTCGATCCACTCGCGCGTGACGGGCAACTGCGCCCACTGCGCGACGTGCGCGGCCAGTTCGGCGCGCGCCGCGTAGGCGCGGGCCGCATAGTTGGAATAGTCGGAACTGCGCAAAGTCACGTCGGTCATGAATGCTTAGGCTCGCAGGTTGCTTTGCGTCGAATGCTTCTGGGCGCGGGCGTCGGCGACACGCTTCGCCGGACTCGGACGCGCTGCCGGAAAGGCTTGCTGCACGCGTGTTTGCGGGCGGTCCGGCGTGCGCGCGCCGCGGCTGTCCGCGCCATGCCCTGTGTTACATTTCAGCGTCAAACACGCAAAACTACCATATCGCCGAACAGCCGCAGCATGTCCGACAGCAGACGATCCGTCGACCCGACCGAAGTTGGACAAGCCAAGCCCAGCGCCGACGCCGAGCGTGTTCTGTCGCGCGTTCTCAAAGTCGTTCTCGTCGTTGCCGCCGTGCTGTATTTCGCGGTGGCGTGCATCTATCTCGGCCTGCGCTATGTCGTGCTGCCGCAGATCGACTCGTTCAGGCCGCGCATCGAAGAGGCCGTGTCCTCACGGATGCATGCGCAATTGCGCATCGGCCGGCTCTCCGCGCGATGGTCGGGCATGCAGCCGACCATCGACATCGACAATCTTCGCATCGACGCCGCCGACGGCTCGCCGGGGCTCGCGGTGCCCCATGCAAGCGCGAGCGTCGCGTGGCGCTCGCTCGTGCAACTCAAGCCAAAGCTCGCGGACCTGACTGTCGATGGCCCCGACGTCATCGTCGCGCGCAACGCGAAGGGCGAGATCACTGTCGCGGGCGTGCCGATTCCCACGCATCGCACAGGGTCCAACGCGTTCACGACATGGCTGCTCGGACAAGAGCACATCCTCCTGCGCGACGGCACGCTGCGCTGGCGCGACGCCGAGCGTGCCGCGCCAGAAATCGCCTTCAAGCGGCTGCGGCTGACCATCATGAACGACGGCCTGCGTCATCGCATGGCGCTCGCCGCGCCTCCCGACGGCGACGTGCTGCACGGCCCGCTCGATCTGCGCGCGGATTTCCGTCACGAGCCGTTCAGCGCGATGGGCGCGCCCGCGAACTGGACAGGCCGCCTGTATGTCTCGACCGGTCCGCTGGATTTGCCGACGCTCGCGCGCTACGTGAAGATGCCGTTCGCCATCTACGACGGCCGCGTGGAAAACCGCATCTGGCTGAACTTCGCCCGCGGGCAGTTGCAGACGGCGAACGGCGATCTCGCAGGCGGCAACATCGCGCTGCGCGTGCGGGCGACGCAGCCGCGCCTCGATCTTCCCGTGGCGCGCTTTGGCTGGACCGTCGACAAGAAGGACGGCGCTTACACGCTGAATCTCTCCAACTTGCGCGCCGAACTCGGCCAGCCCGCGTTCGACGACGGCACGCCGGTCGCGCGGCTCTTGACCTCGCAGACGCTGAGCGCGACGTATCGTCCGGCGGCGGTGAACGTGGGCCAGCTTTTCCGCGTGACGGGCGATCAGGTCGATCTCGGCATCCTCGCCGAGTTCACGCGGGCGCTGCCGGTGCCGGCGCGCGTGCTCAACGAACTCGTGCGTTTCAATCCGCGCGGGCAGATCGCCAATTACACGATCTACACCGAACGCGTGCCGCCGCGCAGCGAAGACGAAGTGAAGCGTCAGCGCGAGAAAGGCGACGCGAAGCTGCTGCACTACGCGTTCAAGGGCGAATTGCAGGGCATCAGTGTGCAGGCGCAGGAGCCGCCGCCGGGGCTCACCGCCAACAATCATCCGCGCGCCGGCATTCCGGGCATCGAAAACCTGTGGGGCGCGGTCGATGCGAACGAGTCGCAAGGCAGCATCAGCATCGATACGAAAAACGCGGCGGTCACCATTCCCGGCGCCTTCGACGATCCGCGCCTCCTGTTCGATTCGCTGCAGGGTCATGCAACGTGGACGGTCGCGGATGCCATCGCGCCGGGCGAATTGCGCCGCGCGTTCACGATTCATCTGGATACGCTGCGCGTGAAGAACGCCGACGCCGAAGGCGAAATCACCGCCGCATACTGGAATCAGGGCCACGGACGCGGCAACCTCGACCTGAAGGCGAAGATCGCGCATATGAACGCGACGCGCCTCGTCCGGTATCTGCCGACGAGCCTCAATGAGCGCGTGCGCGTTTATCTCGGCCACGCGTTGCAGGCGGGCACCGCGCGCAATGCCACGCTCGAAGTCCACGGCGATCTCACGCGCTTTCCTTACGCGAAGTTTCCGGATGCCGGCGTGTTTCGCATCGAAGCGCCGTTCACGGGCGGCAAGTTCGACCCGTCGCCCTTCCCGCCGCGCAAGATGGCCAACGGCATGCCGAACTTCTGGCCGGCGTTCGAGGGCATCGACGGCACGTTCACGCTCGCGCAGAACAAGCTCGGCTTCGACATTCATCGCGGGCATTACAAGGGCGTCGCGGTGTCGCGCGTGACAGGACGCATCGACGATACGGGCAATCGCGAGGCGAAGCTGTGGATCGACGGCCAGGCGCACGGCCCGCTCGCCGACATGCTGCAATACGTCGACAACAGCTCGCTCGGCCTGATGGCGAAGCACGCCACGCGCAAGCTCGACGCGAAGGGCAGCGCGTCGCTCGCGCTCACGCTCGGCATTCCGCGCTATCGTCCGCCGCCGCCGCTTGCGCCGCTGCGCACGGAGTACAAAGGCTCGCTGACCTTCGCCGACAATGAAGTCGCGTATGGGAATCTGCCGCCGCTCACGCATCTGCGGGGCCGCGCGGCGTTCGCGGCGAAGACCGTCACGCTCGACTCGCTCACGGCGCAACTGCTCGGCGGCGACGTGCGCGCGACAGGCGGCGTGCGGCCCGACGGCAGCTATACGTTCGATGTGAACGGGCGCATCGGCACCGACGCCGCCGCGCGCTTCAACGCACGCATGACGCCGCAGGTCACGCAGCTTCTGTCGCGCATCGACGGCGCCGCGCCCTATGAACTGCACGTGCGCGGCGCGAAGAAAGCGCTGCCGACCGTGCAAGGCAGCGCCGATCTCACGGGCGTGGGCATCGACTTGCCCGCGCCGTTCGGCAAGACGAAGGGTGCGCCGATGCCGTTCGCGCTGAGCTTCGCGCCCGCGTCCGGCGGCGCGTCTGGTCTGCACGACGCGCGGCTCACGCTCGGGCCGCTGCAGGCGCATTACCTGTTGCAGCAGGTCGGCCGGGCCGAGGTCAAGGTCGATCCTGAAAACCCCGCGCAGCCGATGAACATGCGCGCCACGTTGAAAGCCGTGCGCGGCGCGATCACCGTGAACAGACCCGCCGACTTGCCGGCAGAAGGCGTCGTCGCCGACGTGGACCTGAACACGCTCGACGCCGATGCGTGGCGCAAGGTGTTCGCGGATGCAACGGCGGCTCAAAAGACGCCTTCCGCGCCTTCCGCGCCCGCGAGCGACACCGTTCGCCAGTTCGTGCCGACGCGCGCCGCGCTGCACATCGGCACGTTGAAGCTCCTCGACCGGCGCTGGGAAAACATCGCCATCGACGCGCACGAGGAATCGGACAATCGCAAATGGCTCGCGAACATCGCATCGGATCAGGTGACGGGCAACGTCGCGTTCACGCCCGGCGCGGTCAAGGGCGGTCCCGGCGCGGTGCAGGCGCGGCTCGACAAAGTGGCGATTCCCGAGAAGTCGGACAACGCGCCCGCCGAAAAAGCGATGAGCAAGCCGCCGCGCAACATGCCGTCCATCGATGTGATCGTTAATCAGCTCTTTCTTCGCGGCCACGATCTCGGCCGGTTCGAAGTGGACGCGCACAACGAAGTCGTCGCCGACGAGCCGATCTGGACGCTCGACAAGTTGCAGCTTGCCAACCCCGACGCGACCTTCACCGCGAACGCCATCTGGCGCACGCTGCCGGGCGCAGAGCCGCCACGCGACGACGAATCCATCCCGCGCCGCACGTCCGTCGATTTCAAGCTCGACGTGAACAACGGCGGCCAGTTTCTGGACCGCTTCGGCCTGCCGCATACCGTGAACGCCGGCACGGGTTCGGTGTCCGGTCACGCGGGCTGGAACGGCGGTCCGACCGCGGTGGACCTCGATACGCTCGACGGCAAAGTCGCCGTCGATTTGCGCCACGGGCAGATTCTGCGCGCGCCCGCCGCCGCGAAGTGGCTCGGCATCTTCAGCCTGCGCAGCCTCGCGAATCTGCTGACGCTGCATTTCGCGGATGTCGTCGGCAAGGGATTGCCGTTCGAGAAGGTCACGGGCAACGCGCGCATCGAGAATGGCATCGGCCGAACCGACGATCTTTCGATGATCACGTCTCCCGCCCGCGTGCAGATGCAAGGCACGGTCGATCTGCCGAAGAAGACACAGGACCTTCACGTCAAGGTGATCCCGACCGTCGGCGCGGGCGCGGTGGCGCTCGGCGCAGCCGTGATCAATCCGCTGCTCGGTCTCGGCGCGCTCGCCGCCGACCTCGCGCTGTCGCAGTCGATCAAGAAAGCGTTCGCGGTCGACTATTCGATCACCGGATCGTGGAGCAAGCCGGTCGTTCAGCGCCTGCATGGCGATCAGGGTAAGATCGAATCACCCGCTGCCGTCGCGCGTCCGTCAGCCGCTCAATAAAAGCGAGTTTTCGTCGCAAGGCGCGCGGGCGGCGTCCATCTTCGACCAACCCAGCGCCACGAACATGACCGAACAATCGAGCGAAAGCACCGTGCGGCCGTTCCCGGTCGCCGCGCTGCAAATGGTGAGCACGCCGGATCGCGACCGCAATCTCGCCGACGCCGGGCAGCTTATTGCCGAGGCGGCAGAAGGCGGCGCGCAACTCGTGCTGCTGCCCGAGTACTTCTGCTTCATGGGTTTCAAGGACACGGACAAGCTCGCGATCCGCGAGACGCCCGGCGACGGCCCCATCCAGCAGTTTCTTTCCGATGCCGCGCGCAAACACCGCGTGTGGGTAATCGGCGGGACGTTGCCGTTGAAGTCGCCGGAAGCGTCGCGCGTGCTCAATACATCGCTCGTCTTCGGTCCGGACGGCGAGCAGGTCGCGCGCTACGACAAGATTCATCTGTTCAATTTCGAAAAGGGCGACGAATCGTTCGACGAAGCGCGCAGCATCGTGCCCGGCGCGGACGTGCGGACTTTCGAGGCGCCGTTCGGGCGCGTGGGGCTGTCCGTCTGCTACGACCTGCGCTTTCCCGAGCTGTACCGGAAGATGGGCGATTGCGCGCTGATGGTCGTGCCTTCCGCGTTCAC
This Caballeronia sp. LZ062 DNA region includes the following protein-coding sequences:
- the hemH gene encoding ferrochelatase — protein: MRFDLELPSQPSASHRVAVLLINLGTPDAPTPRAVRKYLAQFLSDPRVVEIPSFIWQIILRGIILPFRGRASAKKYAQVWMPEGSPLRVYTERQVEGLRRLFAANDYHVIVDYAMRYGTPGIGAMLNQLKLEGADRILFVPMYPQYSSSTTATAFDDAFTALKRVRNQPEIRTIRHYADHPAYIAALAEQVRDYWRQHGQPDFASGDKLVLSFHGVPKRTMDLGDPYHDQCQLTGSLLASALGLTPVECRVTFQSRFGRAEWLQPYTAPTLAELGAGGVARVDVFCPGFTADCLETIEEIGMEVRDEFLKAGGKQFHRIPCLNASPAWIKALGEIAAQHLQGWPVQAAQPVTVAA
- the hrcA gene encoding heat-inducible transcriptional repressor HrcA, yielding MLDPRAQTLLKTLIERYIAEGQPVGSRTLSRHSGLELSPATIRNVMSDLEDLGLVASPHTSAGRIPTPRGYRLFVDTMLTVEAPQDEAMTTAVKTRLQGEEPQKIVAAAASVLSSLSSFAGVILTPRRSHMFKQIEFMRLSDKRILLIIVTPEGDVQNRMMATQRDYSPSQLTEASNYINAHFAGLSFDEVRRRLREEIDQLRGDMTTLMQAAVVASTAETDPGETVLISGERNLLEVADLSSDMARLRKLFDLFDQKTSLLQLLDVSSHAQGVQIFIGGESNLVPIEEMSVVTAPYEVNGKIVGTLGVIGPTRMAYNRVIPIVDITARLLSMSLSQQ
- a CDS encoding NAD kinase, whose product is MEIGQFKTVALVGRTNTPGIEAPLRSLAEHIANQGFDVVFEAGTAKDVGVSEYPGLSIAEIGARADVAVVLGGDGTMLGVGRQLAPYRTPLIGVNHGRLGFITDIPLAEMRERVPQMLAGQFEREERSLLEARIVRNDKPIYHALAFNDVVVNRSGFSGMAELRVSVDGHFMYNQRSDGLIVATPTGSTAYALSSAGPILHPQLQGFVLVPIAPHSLSNRPIVLPDDSKVTIQIIGGRDVNVNFDMQSFTAVELNDAIEVRRSRYTVPVLHPVGYSTYATLRKKLHWNEHPSQDSSV
- the recN gene encoding DNA repair protein RecN, translated to MLRHLSIRDFVIVAALDIEFDSGFTVFSGETGAGKSILIDALALTLGARADASVVRTGEPRADITAEFGTHAHVVRWLDEHTLSQDGDTVMLRRVIDSSGRSRAFINGTPATLTQLREVGEMLVDIHGQHAHQLLMRPDAQRELFDTHAGLVDTASTVNRAWRAYREAQQAVDAAQSRDRELQLERERLAWQLSEFDKLAPQPGEWEEVSAEHHRLSHSASLIDGVQNALGALSESDDAMISQLGAIISKLRTLADIDPALNDVLASLEPAEIQLQEASYSLSHYAQRLELDPDRLAQVEKRMDQLHSTARKFRLQPEALPEEHEARRRQLAALDAAADLDALNAAAEKAKDAYLAEAKALSKARAKAAKALSKAVTEGMQELSMAGGSFEVALVPLAEGGANGLEQIEFRVAGHAGVALRPLAKVASGGELARISLALAVIASTASPTPTLIFDEVDTGIGGGVAEVVGRLLHQLGRDRQVLCVTHLPQVAARGDQHFQVAKSSDDAGGTVSTVTPLDKAKRIEEVARMLGGIEITATTRKHAKEMLAA
- the glnE gene encoding bifunctional [glutamate--ammonia ligase]-adenylyl-L-tyrosine phosphorylase/[glutamate--ammonia-ligase] adenylyltransferase, translated to MTDVTLRSSDYSNYAARAYAARAELAAHVAQWAQLPVTREWIEARLNAHCEHCAPGGMLDEAALKTALRRLRVDVFCTVMERDLRGAADVAEVTGAMTDLAEVTIQCALAVLTADLETLFGEPRGPNGERLTLGVVGMGKLGGRELNASSDIDLIFVYEDDGETAGGKRAPLPTQEFFTRLGRRLIGALAEITQDGYVFRVDMRLRPNGDSGPLVCSLGMLEEYFYVQGREWERYAWIKARLVSERESESAQRLAKQLDAIATPFVYRRYLDYGVIAAIRSLHQQIRQEARRRASMRPDKADDIKLGRGGIREIEFSAQVFQLIRGGQAAEFRIRPTLDVLERAAANGLIAPAVSDALTEAYLFLRTVEHRLQYRNDAQTHAMPVADEERALLASSLGFADYAALMAKLDAHREFVEQQFDAIFADKVSGEGGCGVADDSAASWIWSSALADDSAQEELAARLMELGFANPAPVLARLTGVWNSSRYAGLPEQSRGRFDIVAQRALEAVQSIDAARRVDTITRLFDLLEATAKRGAYLALLTEYPAALDRVLSVLSGSRWAAGYLIRHPQLLDELLDDEAISSPFDWDEFRRSLNARLTAAEDAEHQMDLLRHAHQAEVFRILLLDLAGRLTVEHLSDRLSELADAVLDVTVETVWKQFPKRHRETPRFSVIAYGKLGGKELGYASDLDLIFLYDDPDDAASDIYAMFARRLITWLTAATGAGTLFDVDLRLRPNGESGLLVTSLDSFRRYQLREGDAANTAWVWEHQALSRARFSAGDADIGAQFEAIRADVLVMERDAAALALEIVAMRERVAAGHPNRTDLFDLKHNRGGMVDIEFIVQYWVLLHTRTHREFLRNAGNITLLRIAARSGLISESDAETIGAAYRHYRKLQHTLRLDGMEKARVDPAVVRVEREAVTALWRRVFGDGM